Below is a window of Gavia stellata isolate bGavSte3 chromosome 19, bGavSte3.hap2, whole genome shotgun sequence DNA.
AGGGCTCAAAGCTGTGACAGAAGGGGGATGGCAAAGGAGAGGCATGTCTGACAAGGGAAGACTTTCAGGTTTTCAGAGCTGCACCTGAAGAGGCCAATGTGATGTGCACAGCCTGTGGAATTGTTATTTCAGAATTTGAGAAGTTACTCTGTAACAGGTACTGtgagaagactttttttttttcctttctaaaaggTTCCACTTTAAGAAAAACCTACGGAGGATTATTACGGAACTGTACATTCGAGACAACTGCCATCCCTTCAAAGCCACTTTATTGATGTGGGTACAGATTCCAATGTGGGTTTGCGTGTCCCTCGCTTTGCGCAACTGCAGTGTTGGTGCCACGGACTCGGAAGGTGATTAATCTGAACAAACACTCTTAACggtcttttttttgttcagttagTGTGTTTACAGATGCTTCATTggttaaagaaaacaatgtccTGAGCTTGACATATAAGCTGATGTAAAAAATTGCTCCACTACTAAGTTTTTAAGCTTAATGTCATTTAGGCATAGATAAATctctgataaaaataaaaattaatttcaaagatGTTGATGAGGTACGTTCTACGTGTTGTATGAGATTAAAGCACGGTTCATACAACCAAAGAACTCATGTCTGGACCACACCTGTACTTTTCTTTGGTTTGAACTCTTCCAGCAGGTCTGTCTTTGCAGCATCCAGGGCATCCCTGATCTCTGCTGATACGCTCTCGTTATTTGCAGTAGTGTTCTGAGCTTTGTGGGATGCCTCTTTAAAAGCAGTGTCAGGGTCTGAGCGCTGGGAACAACGTGAGGCATTTTGTTAGGCCGTGTGAGCGTTTAATTATTTTGTGGTCTTCTGAAGACAGGgttactagaaaaaaaaaattgtcttgggatttttctggtttgcaaCAGTGTATTTAGTGAGTGGTATTACCCATGCTACAGCACATTCACCATTaatctggtgggttttttccttccatgtGAAGTTTCACGTGAAGTACTATAGACAAGGTGaatgtgtgtgggttttttaaatgaaactactgatattttgatttttttagaaGAGAGCTtatcatttttcttccaaacaaaAATGTAATGACTTAcatagttattaaaaaaatataattatttcaaaaacaCCAAATAGGTAGTCACTGTAGGTTACTACATTGCATATTTTCCTCGTTAGCTTGTAAAATGGTGGTTGAGATCAAGCTAGTTTTTATTGCTGGTTCACCTGAATCAGTGGCTGTCATGAGCTAGGCTGGATCGCAGCTTGTATCTCCCACCGTTTTTTACTTGTGTTGATAGCAAGCTGCCTTGACGTGTGATCTGTTAAACCAATGATTTCTGCTTTAATATTATATATTGTGTAGATAAAACATACCTAGAAACGTGAATGATTTGTTTGTGATACATGGTATGGTTTTAACTAACTTGCGGTAGAAAATCAGActtaatttcatgttttctttaaactacTCGTGTAGTTCAAGAACAGTTTTCATCAGGCGGAGCGTTGTGGTTTACAGACCTCACTGCACCAGATTCTACATGGATTTTGCCAGTTTCGCTTGGGCTCGTGAATTTGCTGATAGTGGAGGTATGTTGGTGGAATAAATAGGATGATTGCAAAAGGATAATTCTTATTATAGAGTTGCAAGACAATACTACCCAGTTACAAAACATGGTAACATAATGGCAGTTTCAGATTATGACTGCTTTAAAAGCATTGGCCAGAATTGAAAAATAACTTAATTGTTCCATGCATTTGATTGTGTGGATGTCTTGTTTAGAGATGGCAAATTCTTATGTGACATGTCTGAGATACTTCATTGGCTTTATTTGAGCCTCAGTAAAGTTGACTCTGAAGTTTCTGTTAGAATGAATTTCTAATGAGCCTCCCAGGTGTTAAGCATCCAAAAGGACATCTGGGGCTTTTTGTTTCCCTCTGCGCCCTCCCCCCCCAGTAATATGTACTGCCTTGTGGTCAAAACTGATGCTATTATGTGGTCttaataaattgaaaaaatcCAGAACTTTTTCAGATTGCTGGGGAGGTGAATCAACAGAAACAAGAGAAGAGTCTTCATTTCCCATTTTTGGGGGTAActtaatggaaatatttttcttcttgatttttctgttagGTGTTCTCATCAAACTCTAATCCTCTGGATTTCATTTTTACTCCCATTTTCTTCTACGTCATGTGGACTGAGCCTGTCTTAGAGAACAAAAGTCAGTATGTGACCGTAGACCTGATTTTGTTCAGTTTATCTATCAACCGGTTCTGGTCTGTCTCCTGTTGGCAGACTTTTCTGAGGGCTGTGCTTCAGGCTGAGACGTTGGAACTTCCAGATGCACAGAAGTGACTGTGTAAAGTTACGCTACCTTGAAATGATTGTTAGGTACTCTGCTAGGTTGGTACAGTATTCTCTACAGAGGACTGAACATGTCAAACATCATACAAGTTAAATGAAAGATTGTAGGCAGTATGTTAATTGAAATGGAGGATGCAAAATGAAAGTAATAAGTGAGAAAGAGTGCTGGGTTACAGGAAACCCCtctgttgccttttttctcattttagtcgtttcaaaaagaatttgttTATTAATGTGGGTTTCTCCCATTTCAGATCTTTGCTGcgcaaaaaaaggaagtttccaGGTTCCAGAAGCTTGCTACGCATTTCTTTCGAGCGGTGTCAGTTGTAATGATCCCTGTTGCTGCATCAGTCCCCTCTGTAAGTTGTTTGGAGTCTTAATGGTGTGTCCGTTAGCCTGTGAGTCTGGTATGTTCCTAGTGCTTAAAGAGCAGCCCAAATGCCTGGCGTATTTAATAGACCATACTCTCTAATACAGGGTGCCCTAAAACAAATAAGATGTTTTGTCTACGTATACGTTTACATGTTTAACGCATTTGGAATGTTTTTGTCTAAGAGGGAAGaatctgcaaacttactgttTCTGAACATCATTTTTGCAAACTAGGGCTTGGAAGGACTTTCGGAGCGAGGTAGCATCCCTTTTGTGATCTCAAAAATGAGAGGAAAGCTTTATATAAGAGCATAGAGACAAAGGTTTGCAAAGTGTTTGCTTACTGTAAGAGGAAAACAGCATAGCACTTAGATTAGGATGTTTGCCACAATCTTCTTAAAGTAATTCTCATTTTTTACCACGTGTTctacttttgaatatttttgcagtGGTTAGCAAAAACCAAGTATCTAGTTTGTTCATCAACTTACACTCTGAAATAGAGACGTTTAAGCAAGTTTAATATGAATTAATTTATGAACTGTTGTCAAACTTCAGTGTAGATGActctcttttttcccagaagagttgagaaagagtgaaaaatgcatttgaaatggAAGCCATTATTGTTATTGAGAGGAGTGGTTTTAGGTGAGTTATTTTTCTCGATAAGTGGCAGCAACCAGTGGTTGTGGTTTGTGAAGAGCTGCCTGAAATTGTAACGTTTTCATTGCATCTGGGGAGGCTGAACTCAGTATTTGTCTCGTTGCAGTCCATGGCGTTGTACTGGCTGTCCTCGAGCTTCGTGGGACTCTCGCACAATCTCTTGCTGCGTTCTCTGACCTTTCGTCGACTGTGTTACATACCAAGGACCAAATCTGACTCGGATACTCCTTACAGGGATATTGTGTCTGCCTTGACTACCAAATACGGTTTTAAGAAATGATGATGTTGGAACTGTTGGAAGAGCTGTCCCACAAATGTTGCGTGGGTAATTAAGTAGTGCTGGTTTATTGAGGTGTAAAATGTTGCAGCTGggattatatttattttccaaataaagcaTTGACTGTCTGGCCATAACGAATGATCATTCAGCACAAATGTGTGTTTATTGCGAAGTTTTGTTTCGAGGGTGGTCATTTTGCAATTAGAATAGTCCAGTAATACAGGTTTGTTTCCTGAATTATTGTAAGGAATTATTGTAAggaatattaaataaaactggGACGCATATAGGCTGCTTTCTTGTAGCGAAGCTGATCTGACCTACGGGCTAGTGAAAAGCGAGTTTTGGGGTGAGGGAAAAGGCTAGAAGGACTGATGCTGTAGTTATTGGTTGATTTAATTAAGACACTGGTGCAGATGGATTGGTAATCGGGTGTAGTTGTTTGATGTCCAGGTGGTTCACGTGCTAGTCTTCGTAACAGTTCTGATAGCTGATTTCCTGTAACCGCCAAGTAAGCTAGGTCGTTGTCGCTCTCTTGTGCGTTAGATTTGGAGTTAGGAGGACAAGTTTCTGGAGTCATTTCTGGTGATCACCTGTTAGTGACAGCACTCTGTTGCTTCCTGGGCTCTTTTTCCTTGAATAAGAGTAGCAGCTGCTTATTGTATATACTAAAACGAGGCAAGTAACACCttgaaaaagaatgaatgatgataggaaacaaaatacttcaaCTGTATGTCAGATCTCTTTCTTAATGTAAGTCCTAAGGGTAAAGTGCAAATATTTTATGCCTTAAAGGACCTGTGTGAGGTATTTTTTCATGTAAACATCAGTGTAATTACATGTAGGCACTTTCTGTAAGGGTGTTGAGATTCACATCTTGCCTTGCTCTCCATACATTTTAAGTCAGCAGATGTATGTTGTTGTGAAACGCTGATGTCCCTTTGCACAGAAGTCTGTGCAAGTCCGGTCTCGTAAAAGGTCATCCTTTTTCCTTAGAGAAGCAGAAATCGGGATGGGGGCAAAACATTGCTTGTATTCTTTGCTCTCAGATGGTTGTCGTAGTGCAGAGTCAGCATGATTCATGTTTTAACTGTTAGAGTTAGTGCTCATTAATCTTTGATAATaggaagtgatttttttaaataactgggATTTTTAGTCATTAGAGAAAACTGTTAAGCACTgggaaggagagcagcaggTGGAATACCAGGCAGATGTAGACAACAGTAACAAGCCAACAGTCATTTGCCTTTGTTGTGGTGGGAAGAAGCGGTagtcttttgttttatttcttttgttagtTTGTTTCCTGTCGCCCTGACCCCTGAGCAAAAGATGGGGTCGAAGAAGTTTACCGAGGTTTGGCATGTAGATAGGGCAgggatgtttttttcagaaatgttctttgaaattaaatattccTAATTATCAGTCCTGATAGCGCACTTCAAATTGTCTTTTAGTGGATGTATTTTTGCTAAGGGAATGCATGATATATTCTCCTGCGCTTGCTtcagaagcttaaaaaaattcatataAATTCtgttattacattttattttaatttaatattgcCGTATGGTTTTTCAGACTGCAGTCTACCCATTAGACAGGATTGAATGACAGCAGTAGCAGTTGGGTTTGGTTTCTCAGTGTAGAATTACGTAGTCCACCGGTGCAGGTGAAAAGCACGTCAGTATCCTGACCTGGCAGTGGTTCTTCGAAGAGTTGGGTCCTGGCAATGGCCTGGTAAGGCTGTGTTCAGACATACATGTAAACACATGCACACCCTCCTCCTGTCTGTCTTCTAGCCTGTCTCCACAGTTACGtgattttaagaaaagttttatGTTTGCTaataattttcagattaaaagcAGTGGTGGTTCAGCAACTCAAGACATGACACATTCAATGTGAGGAATAGGCACGTGGCACTGCAAGACTGAACgtaatattttattctgtagcTTGCTTGCTTGTTCCATAATTTTTGTCCCTTTCTGCCAGAAGTCTATTAACTATGCTGCCTGAAAGTATCTGGAAGCATATCTGAAAACAGCGATAAGCTGTGCTTGTGTACCTGTTAGGATATTATTCTTTAGCTAGTAAGAGAACTGAAATCCAAACACGGTAACTACATTTTACATAAATTGCCTAGACTTTGTCTCTGTTTAAGGAGAAGGAACAGGAGAATGCTCCATTTTATAGGGAATTTTCTCCTAGCCTTTTTTCCTAGGCCTTGAAATTAGCATTAGTTAATTATACGTTATCCATATGTCTTTGatcctccttttccctctttaatttataaatgtctatttttttcttgaataaaagCACTTTAATAATTGCGTAGATTAATATGAAGATGCGTACCTGgatatttttaagttttgttaCGAGTATACATCCTCCTTAGCCTGAAAACTGCAATGTTACTGAATTTAAAGCACTATGGTTTTAAAATAGTTATAGACTTCCATGCTTTGTATAAACACTCTGTTCAACttaaagttttttctttgttagaaTGAAGGGGAAtgaatgaattatttattttaattttttgaaagattCCAAGTTACTACTTTGATGTAAACTAAATTAGCAAAAAATTGGGAGCAAAATTTTGAACACAGAATTTGAAGCATTTATTTGAGTTGTGGTGATAGATAGCATAGTGAAACTCAAGGAGAACTAATTGCACTATATGCTTACCAGTTCTGTTATTTGTATGTGTTAGTCTTGCCACTGTTTTCCTGGGTCAGCTGCTTACCTGTTTGTTGTGTGATGGAATTGTAGAATCCTGTTTCTCCTACAGTTGCTCTTTGGCACCTTGGTAAACATATTTAGGCTTTTGAAAGGGTGTCAAAAGTCAACATTCCACTAACCAAGTGTTGCAGCGTTCTGCCTACTGTATAGGTCTATGCTCATACAACTGTACCTTAACAGATAGGGGTGAGATACGGTTTCTGACTGTGAACAGCAATTCTGGAGGAAAAGTGCAGATGTTGTACTAATAATGCTGCGCTTGTGCAGATTTGGCTGGTTTATCTGCAGAGGTATTTTCACTGTCTGGTTATGAATCTCAGAACATCAGTGAGATATCCTGGCAGCGTACAGATGTAGCTATTTTTATGCCAAAAAACCCTTCTGTGTGTGAAACTGCAAGTTAAACGAGGCAGTGGAAAGCATCTTATCTAACGATACCTAACAACTCAAAAACCACAGGTAAGGAGGTCATGGCACGGGGTCAGAATTGATATGATCAAGCCCTTTCCAGGGCTGCATCAGATGTAGGAAATGGTTTCTAGGTTTTTAGAGGGTGTTACAGATCTTTCTGAATGTCACGTTGTCATTTTGTCTCAGCTGAAGGTATTGGAAAAAGAGTATGTGCAAAGGTGAGGTGAGTTTTTGGCTGGTAAGGTTGCAGAAGGGGGAGCCGGTACTCTGTGCAGCTCAAGAGGAACGCCCTAGGTGCCCTAGGGTTTCGAGGATGAAgcatctttgctttctgtggtaTTCTGTCTCTGCTGGAGCAAGCACTATGTGGCATATATACATAAAGAGAAACGGCATATTTAGTAGAGTTGCATACAGATACATAGATACAGACCTATTTAAAAGTGTAAGTTTTTACAGGTCATACATGTTTCATTCTCTATCTTGAAAATACAGCCTAAACTTTGAAAATAGGAATGCGACGCTTGTTAGCTTTAGTAGTTTTGACCTGGAAAAAAGACTGTGTGCCCAAAAGCTTACCTCCTTTCTCAGCCACAGTAATTACTCTGTTAAAATATATTGTCTCTACTAAAATCCTTGTCTTGATGTTTGATGCTGTTTCTAGTGAAGAGGAACAGAGCTTTGCTGTTTCCATTCCTATGATGTATGCCTATGGTAATGTAATTCTTTTGTATTCAGTCCCTGTTGATGAGATGAGGATGGAGCAAAGAAGGACATAATGATCTGTCTAGGGCTAAACGAGCTTGTCAGCTGTGGAAAGGAAGTAGTCCCAGTAAGACATCTGCTCTATCCTTTATGTTAACCTTACGAGTGAGCGACCTTGCAAGCAGTTGTGTCATGTTAGAGAGCGTGCTTTCTGCAAATGAGCAAGTGGAAGTGGATTTCTGGAGGAGAAATCAGAAAAActgttgctgtgttttctgagaaacaaaactgaagtgtCTTGAAAAAGTTGGTATAGTGTTCTTTCTGAATGACACCATATTATTTAAGTAATGTGACACGTAGCTCAGTTTGGCTTAACTGTTTCTTCACCTATTCTGCATGTTTCCCATTCTGGCTTTGCGAAAACCAAAGACATTGTAAGTAAATTACCAAAACCCACTAGTAATAAAAGATTtgggattttaaaaaggaggagagagtttTCCTTCTTAACTTCCTCTGCTTATTAGCTTGAAATACTGTAAGAAAGGTGAGTTGGTCAATGTCACATTCAAGATGCAAATGTCCGTATAGTATAACACCGTTTACAGGGTACTAGAGGGGGATGCTCTTGTCTGCCAGTCCACCTGGTTGTTCTTTGTGGTTGTTTTAGTGGGGAATCCAAGTCCTTAACTCAAAGCTGAGTTACTAGGGTGGGTTCCTTGAAgtgcaagaatttttttcaagggCAAAGTGTTATTTTAGGCACTTCTGTCTCATggtttctggaaagaaaaaagtgccgAAGTATTTTTGAATATGCTGCTGTACACACGGGGGTGCTCAAGCTATATTTTGCATTGCTAGCTGTTGGGCTGTCAGGGTTCTAAAATCTAGGACAAGCAGGCAGGCCTCAGACcgaaatgtttttcttcttctgtctttcatCTTGATGCTGCTTCAGAACTTCATCAGCCCGTCCCTTTGCAGCATACGCTGCTTTTCCACCTCGTTGCCATGTCCCTTTGAAGTAACCCAGTGTTTAACACTGCTGatcttgaaaataatgaaaggaaCTTGCTAGCTGCTCCGTCTTTGTGGGCTGAGGATGCCAAATGGCAATTGGCAGGTGTCGGGACAATCCCTCTTGCCACCTAGGTCTCTTGGCAAAGCCATCCGTTTACGCGGCCCTGTGGCCAGCTGGCGGGAGgactcctctttctttttcgCTTGTTATTGTTGCACTACTTGTATTTGATTGATCTGACTTACTTCTAACGGCAAATAAAATACTCCTTGTTCCTTTGAAGCTCAGCATAGCACTAAGAGTAACAGCAGCTTCTGTTCTCGAAAGTGAGGGTTGTTGCTCTATTTTTAAAGCTTGAGGGATCGCAAGTTAGTATTATCTTAAAAGACAGGGGAACAGGCCAGCGGGGAGTTTGCACCACATAAAAACTGGCAGAGAGAAGGTCCTTAATcccttttcattctttcttttcccctctattTTGTAGATTTAGGACTAGTTTAGGCCATGATTTCACAATACTACAACTAGACATTGCTGGACCTCTCCGCAGTACAAGCGTGGTCCAGATCAAGCTGGGCTATGCAATTGCCTTTGTGTCAAATTAGAGGGAACGAATACGGAGTTTATGCTGGTGTCAGGGTTCTTTCTTGCCAGCGTCGTGCCAGCTGTGGGAGGATGGATGATACTAGATCTAGCAAAAAGTTAGTCACAGAAAGATGCTACGTGCTGCAAGCCTGAATGAAGCTACAAAGTGAACCTGCCAGAAACTTTTG
It encodes the following:
- the LOC104259170 gene encoding cytochrome c oxidase assembly protein COX18, mitochondrial — encoded protein: MRGAGPGVFSLHDPRAMWRLARQLPPCARGWGARGAGVARAPSGRLTVATVSAGPGGGWYEWVAQSAPVHWAEEGLVALQAAAGLPWWAAIVCGAALLRSAVTLPLAAHQGRLLAKLENLQPEIKTLAERLRYEVFVRGKQLGWSEKVARFHFKKNLRRIITELYIRDNCHPFKATLLMWVQIPMWVCVSLALRNCSVGATDSEVQEQFSSGGALWFTDLTAPDSTWILPVSLGLVNLLIVEIFAAQKKEVSRFQKLATHFFRAVSVVMIPVAASVPSSMALYWLSSSFVGLSHNLLLRSLTFRRLCYIPRTKSDSDTPYRDIVSALTTKYGFKK